Proteins from a single region of Sphaerochaeta globosa str. Buddy:
- the xdhB gene encoding xanthine dehydrogenase subunit XdhB — translation MYNFNNLYEPTSVEEALRMKKEHPQALLLAGGSDILIKIREGKLAGCDLINIYCLEELRGICLEDDGSILIRPLTSFTDVSMHPVIRKYVPVLGEAVDQIGGPQVRNIGTIGGNICNGVTSADSATTLKAYDATLEITSLDGIRLLPYAEFNLGPGKVDLREGEMLTGIRIAKQSYENTYGQYIKYAMRKAMDIATLGCSVNVRLSNDKKHIDRLRIAFGVAAPTPLRSTTAEANAQGHGLNEQLLEAVAQGALADVKPRTSWRASKEFRLQLVKEMARRATKTAVEKAGGTING, via the coding sequence ATGTATAACTTCAACAACCTTTATGAACCAACCTCAGTCGAAGAAGCCCTGCGTATGAAAAAGGAGCATCCCCAAGCCTTGCTCCTCGCTGGGGGAAGCGACATCCTGATTAAAATTCGGGAAGGCAAGCTTGCCGGTTGCGACCTGATCAACATCTATTGCCTGGAAGAATTGAGAGGAATCTGCCTTGAGGACGATGGCTCGATTCTCATCCGACCCCTTACCAGTTTCACCGACGTGTCGATGCACCCGGTTATCAGGAAGTACGTTCCCGTCCTCGGGGAAGCCGTTGACCAAATCGGCGGCCCGCAGGTACGAAACATCGGCACCATCGGAGGCAATATCTGCAACGGTGTTACCAGTGCCGACAGTGCCACTACGCTGAAAGCGTACGATGCAACCTTGGAAATTACGAGCCTGGACGGGATTCGCCTTCTTCCCTATGCCGAATTCAACCTCGGACCCGGAAAGGTCGATCTCAGAGAGGGTGAAATGTTGACTGGCATTCGTATTGCCAAGCAAAGCTACGAAAACACGTACGGTCAGTACATCAAGTATGCAATGCGCAAGGCCATGGATATCGCAACACTGGGCTGTTCGGTCAATGTACGACTTTCCAACGACAAGAAACACATCGATCGACTTCGTATCGCCTTCGGTGTTGCCGCCCCGACTCCCCTTCGTTCCACAACTGCAGAAGCAAATGCCCAAGGGCATGGTTTGAATGAGCAATTGCTTGAAGCAGTGGCACAAGGAGCTTTGGCCGATGTAAAGCCCAGAACCAGCTGGCGCGCATCGAAGGAATTCCGCTTGCAGCTGGTCAAGGAAATGGCACGAAGAGCAACCAAGACTGCGGTTGAGAAAGCAGGAGGCACCATCAATGGCTAA
- the xdhC gene encoding xanthine dehydrogenase subunit XdhC: MANKDVHCIVNGKERVFSVDVRSSLSDMLRGNAGLDSIKHGCDVGECGACTVLIDGKPFNTCIYMAIWAEGKTILTLEGLSDTKGTISDIQQAFIDEGAVQCGFCTPGFIMASIPIIEKDEPSTREEIRRQISGNLCRCTGYEHIVDAIEKTQKKRIEQKKG, encoded by the coding sequence ATGGCTAACAAAGACGTACACTGTATCGTGAACGGAAAAGAGAGAGTATTCAGTGTGGATGTTCGATCATCCCTTTCAGATATGCTCAGGGGTAATGCCGGCTTGGACAGCATCAAGCATGGCTGTGACGTAGGCGAATGTGGTGCGTGCACCGTACTCATCGACGGAAAACCGTTCAACACCTGTATTTATATGGCTATCTGGGCTGAGGGAAAAACCATTCTCACCCTTGAAGGGCTCAGTGACACCAAGGGTACCATCAGTGACATCCAGCAGGCGTTCATCGATGAGGGAGCTGTCCAGTGCGGTTTCTGCACCCCGGGTTTCATCATGGCCTCCATTCCCATCATTGAAAAGGATGAGCCTTCCACCCGAGAGGAGATCCGAAGGCAAATTTCAGGCAACCTCTGCCGATGCACCGGCTATGAACACATTGTCGATGCAATTGAAAAGACGCAGAAGAAGCGGATCGAGCAGAAAAAGGGCTGA
- a CDS encoding heavy-metal-associated domain-containing protein, protein MKKLTIQLESLACPSCMQKIENATKVLQGVQKDSVKVLFNSSKVKLDFDESRIAAEAIEQAISTLGYEVKKSQVKEI, encoded by the coding sequence ATGAAAAAATTAACCATCCAACTAGAATCCTTGGCCTGCCCGTCCTGCATGCAAAAGATTGAGAATGCAACCAAAGTACTGCAAGGTGTGCAGAAAGACAGCGTGAAGGTGTTGTTCAACTCCAGCAAAGTAAAACTTGACTTTGATGAGTCCCGTATTGCTGCAGAAGCCATAGAACAGGCCATCAGTACGTTGGGCTATGAAGTAAAGAAGTCACAAGTCAAGGAAATCTAG
- a CDS encoding heavy metal translocating P-type ATPase, with protein MQKFILSNKTIITVLGALLIAFGFTGEIVFHQEQLAMWSFILASVLAGAPIAIQAYQALKVKVVSIDVLVTLAVIGAFFIRNFEESAVVTFLFLFGAYLEQRTLQKTRSAIKELTEMAPESALKQTDSGEFEEVAVDDVDVGDTLLVKTGSKVPVDGTVLTGEGYINEASITGEAVPVGKKMGSQVFAGTILENGTLQIVADRVGEDTTFGRIIELVEEAQDSKSEAERFIDRFSKYYTPAVLVLSTLVWVFSQNMELAITILVLGCPGALVIGVPVSHVAGIGNGARHGVLLKGSEVIHDFSRVDTIVFDKTGTLTAGNPTVADTQYYAFDTQKTLGYLSSVERESDHPLAKAIVQHLGPVDAYVVQKTDVVAGGGIVAEVDGHRVAVGNVALMETLGVTIPQNGRKDIARFEARGNSLVLTAVDGQLSVLMGIRDQIRPGVKEHLQALKKLGVKHLVVLSGDNQGTVDLVSKQLGLTEAHGHMLPQDKAAFIKTLQSEGRIVAFVGDGVNDSPSLALAQIGIAMGSGTDVAIETSDVVLMNSDFSRLPHALGLAKATASNMRQNIAIAVGVVLVLLASVFFSEWMNMSIGMLVHEASILVVILNGMRLLRYRLKRRK; from the coding sequence GTGCAGAAGTTCATACTAAGCAATAAAACCATAATTACAGTTCTCGGTGCATTGTTGATCGCCTTCGGCTTTACAGGAGAGATTGTCTTTCACCAAGAGCAGCTGGCCATGTGGTCGTTCATTCTTGCATCGGTGCTCGCAGGAGCTCCGATTGCCATCCAAGCCTATCAGGCTCTTAAGGTCAAAGTGGTCAGCATTGATGTCTTGGTAACCTTGGCAGTCATCGGGGCTTTTTTCATCAGAAACTTTGAGGAATCAGCAGTAGTCACTTTCTTGTTTCTCTTCGGAGCCTATTTGGAGCAACGCACCTTGCAGAAAACACGTTCCGCCATCAAGGAACTGACTGAAATGGCTCCTGAAAGTGCTTTGAAACAGACCGACAGTGGTGAGTTTGAGGAAGTTGCTGTCGATGATGTCGACGTTGGCGATACGCTACTCGTAAAAACTGGCTCAAAGGTCCCCGTTGACGGAACCGTCCTTACCGGTGAAGGCTATATCAACGAGGCGAGCATCACCGGTGAAGCAGTGCCGGTTGGCAAGAAAATGGGCTCCCAGGTATTTGCCGGAACCATATTGGAAAATGGCACCCTGCAAATTGTTGCCGATCGTGTTGGTGAAGATACCACCTTTGGACGAATCATCGAGCTGGTGGAGGAGGCTCAGGACTCAAAGTCGGAAGCAGAACGGTTCATTGACCGATTCTCAAAATACTACACACCCGCAGTTTTGGTGCTTTCCACGCTTGTATGGGTGTTCTCCCAGAATATGGAACTAGCCATTACCATTCTTGTATTGGGTTGCCCCGGAGCCCTGGTAATCGGGGTTCCCGTTTCTCATGTCGCAGGCATCGGCAACGGTGCACGTCATGGCGTGTTGCTCAAGGGTAGTGAGGTCATCCACGATTTCAGCAGGGTCGATACTATTGTTTTTGACAAGACAGGGACGTTGACAGCGGGCAATCCTACTGTTGCAGATACCCAATACTACGCCTTTGATACGCAGAAAACCTTAGGATATCTGTCCAGTGTGGAACGAGAGTCTGACCATCCGCTGGCAAAAGCGATAGTCCAACACCTCGGTCCGGTCGATGCCTATGTCGTTCAAAAGACCGATGTGGTTGCAGGTGGGGGAATCGTGGCAGAGGTGGATGGGCACCGTGTTGCAGTCGGAAACGTTGCTCTGATGGAGACGCTTGGCGTAACAATCCCTCAGAACGGACGTAAGGATATCGCCCGGTTTGAGGCAAGAGGAAATTCTCTTGTGTTGACCGCTGTGGATGGGCAGCTTAGCGTGTTGATGGGGATTCGGGATCAAATACGGCCTGGTGTGAAGGAACATCTGCAAGCGTTGAAGAAACTGGGTGTCAAACACTTGGTAGTCCTCTCCGGTGACAACCAAGGGACGGTGGATTTGGTTTCAAAGCAGCTGGGTTTGACTGAGGCCCACGGGCACATGTTACCCCAAGACAAAGCAGCCTTCATCAAAACGTTGCAGTCAGAGGGTCGCATCGTTGCCTTTGTCGGTGACGGGGTGAACGATAGTCCCTCGCTTGCCTTGGCCCAAATTGGCATTGCCATGGGTAGCGGTACCGATGTTGCCATCGAAACGTCAGATGTCGTATTGATGAATTCAGACTTCAGCCGCCTGCCCCATGCTCTTGGTCTGGCGAAGGCGACAGCAAGCAATATGCGCCAGAACATAGCAATCGCTGTAGGTGTGGTGTTGGTTCTTCTGGCAAGTGTGTTCTTCAGCGAGTGGATGAACATGTCCATTGGGATGTTGGTGCATGAAGCAAGCATTCTGGTTGTCATCCTCAATGGAATGCGGCTGCTTCGCTACCGATTGAAGAGAAGGAAGTAG
- a CDS encoding ketopantoate reductase family protein — translation MRIAIYGAGSLGTVLGAYLSKQGIECDLISRNKSHVTALQQKGARIVGKANFTVPVKALLPDQMEGTYDVIFLLTKQLENRKVATFLRSYLAKDGLLVTMQNGLPESELEQVLGSQRVAGCAIGWGATLLESGVAELTSEPQALAFSLGMLKAGREETLKAIATVLAAMGTVTIEQNFIGARWSKLLINAAFSGTATVLGCTFGEVAKDKKARRVAQLILKECFDTGHRLAIKFEPVQGKNLEKLFDYQNSLKQKLSYLLIPLAMKKHASLKPSMLQDIEKGKKCEVDSINGILSKEGKRAGIATPVNDLVVQLIGQIESEEGKPGWGNLDFFKSFLS, via the coding sequence ATGCGTATAGCCATCTATGGAGCGGGATCACTGGGAACGGTATTGGGAGCCTATCTGTCGAAACAGGGCATCGAATGCGACCTGATAAGCCGTAACAAGTCCCATGTCACTGCTTTACAGCAAAAAGGGGCACGCATTGTAGGAAAAGCCAATTTCACCGTTCCGGTTAAGGCATTGTTGCCCGATCAAATGGAGGGAACCTACGACGTAATCTTCCTTTTGACCAAGCAGCTTGAGAACCGCAAGGTAGCCACATTCCTCCGCTCCTACCTTGCCAAGGATGGATTGTTGGTAACCATGCAAAATGGACTGCCGGAAAGCGAACTGGAACAGGTACTGGGTTCTCAGCGGGTGGCAGGGTGTGCAATCGGCTGGGGAGCAACGTTGCTGGAAAGCGGGGTTGCAGAACTTACCAGCGAGCCACAAGCCCTCGCCTTCAGCCTGGGCATGCTCAAAGCGGGACGGGAGGAGACTCTGAAAGCGATTGCTACTGTCCTGGCTGCTATGGGAACGGTCACCATCGAACAGAACTTCATCGGGGCCAGATGGTCAAAGCTTCTGATCAATGCCGCCTTCAGTGGAACGGCAACAGTACTCGGGTGCACCTTCGGTGAGGTTGCCAAGGACAAAAAGGCCCGCCGGGTCGCCCAGTTGATCCTCAAGGAGTGTTTTGATACCGGTCACCGGCTAGCCATCAAATTCGAGCCTGTTCAGGGAAAGAACCTTGAAAAGTTGTTTGATTACCAAAACAGCCTGAAGCAAAAGCTCAGTTACCTGCTCATCCCCCTTGCCATGAAGAAACATGCCAGTCTCAAGCCCAGCATGCTGCAGGATATTGAAAAGGGGAAAAAGTGTGAGGTGGATAGTATCAACGGCATTCTTTCCAAGGAAGGGAAAAGGGCTGGTATTGCTACCCCTGTCAACGACTTGGTAGTACAACTAATTGGGCAAATTGAGTCAGAAGAAGGAAAACCCGGATGGGGTAATTTGGATTTCTTCAAATCATTCCTTTCATAA
- a CDS encoding RNA recognition motif domain-containing protein, whose amino-acid sequence MAKKIYVGNMSYQTTEEALYSLFAQYGDVMSARIIMDRDTNRPKGFAFVEMDDDSAAVAAISQLDGRELDGRNLRVNEAIAKERTERRPSYNNRY is encoded by the coding sequence ATGGCAAAAAAAATTTATGTAGGAAACATGAGCTACCAGACCACTGAAGAGGCTTTGTACTCTTTGTTCGCACAGTACGGCGACGTAATGAGCGCACGCATCATCATGGATCGCGATACCAACCGTCCCAAGGGCTTTGCCTTTGTTGAGATGGACGACGATAGCGCAGCAGTTGCAGCAATCAGCCAGCTTGATGGCCGTGAGCTCGATGGCAGAAACCTCAGGGTCAACGAAGCCATTGCAAAAGAAAGAACTGAACGCAGACCTTCTTACAACAACAGGTACTAG
- a CDS encoding ATP-grasp domain-containing protein, whose translation MQQVIILHNQIPSDAPEDVLDILRQAQWIAEILTEKGYATTLLPYSLSALEQLEKSVVVFNLVDSAPKEELLSYLVPGILESLHLRYTGCSLSSLFLSTDKVLAKRLLSEHTLPTPALYSKESEKGLYLIKPTTQDASVGLDEQCLVEHDRVQAVLREKEQEVGCPCFAEQYIDGREFTVCMYGTKEEAHILPPYEWVFNDYGQNAKIITYDAKWTENTFGYEHITAKYTHDEADKALLQQLVQISTSCWNVFDLHGYARVDFRVDDQNRPYILELNANPSFYGFYHLAKEWLFSFEDIVLFLVEHPHVS comes from the coding sequence ATGCAACAGGTAATCATCCTCCATAACCAGATCCCTTCAGACGCCCCAGAGGACGTACTGGATATTCTTCGGCAAGCCCAATGGATTGCTGAAATCCTCACAGAAAAAGGGTATGCTACAACACTTCTGCCCTACTCGCTCTCTGCACTCGAACAATTGGAGAAGAGCGTTGTCGTTTTCAATCTCGTTGACTCGGCACCCAAGGAGGAGCTGCTCTCCTACTTGGTTCCGGGAATCCTTGAAAGCCTTCATCTGCGCTATACCGGCTGTTCACTATCCTCGCTCTTTCTCAGTACCGACAAGGTATTGGCAAAAAGACTGCTCAGTGAGCACACCCTGCCCACCCCGGCCCTCTATAGCAAAGAGAGTGAGAAAGGCCTGTACCTGATCAAACCGACAACCCAGGATGCCTCGGTGGGCCTGGATGAACAGTGTCTGGTGGAGCATGACAGAGTACAAGCAGTACTCAGGGAAAAGGAACAGGAGGTTGGGTGTCCTTGTTTTGCCGAACAGTATATCGACGGCAGGGAGTTCACCGTCTGTATGTATGGAACCAAGGAGGAGGCACACATCCTCCCCCCGTATGAGTGGGTTTTCAATGATTACGGACAGAATGCAAAAATCATCACCTACGATGCCAAATGGACTGAAAATACATTCGGCTATGAACACATCACTGCAAAGTATACCCACGATGAAGCTGACAAAGCCTTACTTCAGCAATTGGTACAGATTTCCACATCGTGTTGGAATGTTTTCGACCTGCACGGATATGCACGCGTCGATTTCAGGGTCGATGATCAGAATCGTCCCTATATCCTTGAACTGAACGCAAATCCAAGTTTCTATGGCTTCTACCACCTAGCCAAGGAGTGGCTCTTCAGCTTCGAGGACATCGTTCTCTTTTTGGTAGAACACCCGCACGTCTCATAA
- a CDS encoding GNAT family N-acetyltransferase, with protein sequence MDIQITTFQHTCAIADIEGVHNLVHQQLTFIGYTPTMEDVQAVLANAMKQESRSVLFVAYQHNKALGIAFGNVCCGLESGGDYLWLNELYVAEEARVHGLGTQLLTEAQRWAKEHGCTYFAMVTHPKNERAQGLYAAEGFELENLVWVDKYL encoded by the coding sequence ATGGACATTCAGATTACAACCTTCCAACACACCTGTGCCATCGCTGATATCGAAGGTGTGCACAATCTTGTGCATCAACAATTGACGTTCATCGGGTATACGCCAACGATGGAGGATGTACAGGCTGTCTTGGCCAATGCCATGAAACAAGAGAGCCGCTCGGTTCTCTTCGTAGCCTACCAACACAACAAAGCTCTGGGTATCGCGTTCGGCAATGTCTGTTGCGGGCTGGAGAGCGGAGGCGACTACTTATGGCTCAATGAGCTGTATGTTGCAGAAGAGGCCAGGGTCCATGGCTTGGGGACTCAATTGTTGACCGAAGCCCAGCGTTGGGCGAAAGAACATGGTTGTACCTATTTTGCCATGGTGACCCATCCTAAGAATGAACGGGCCCAAGGGTTGTATGCAGCTGAGGGGTTTGAACTGGAAAACCTGGTTTGGGTTGACAAGTACTTATGA
- a CDS encoding GNAT family N-acetyltransferase: MQFREQPIDTDREAVASILKASGFFNEEEQEVGVSLVRERLEQGEKSLYFFQFAQEGDRVLGYTCFGPIPGTQFSYDLYWIAVDPAYQRQGIGAQLLMQTEAEIERRGGKRIYIETSSQPLYVPTRSFYTRHDYILEGQLKDYYAPGDDKLLYVKGW, translated from the coding sequence ATGCAGTTTCGTGAACAACCAATAGATACGGATAGGGAGGCGGTGGCTTCCATTTTGAAGGCCTCGGGTTTCTTCAATGAGGAGGAGCAGGAGGTAGGGGTGTCGCTCGTTCGTGAGCGGCTTGAGCAAGGCGAGAAAAGTCTGTATTTCTTCCAGTTTGCCCAAGAAGGCGATCGTGTGCTCGGATATACCTGCTTCGGTCCCATTCCCGGTACACAATTCAGCTATGATCTCTACTGGATAGCCGTCGACCCCGCGTATCAACGACAGGGGATCGGAGCACAGCTGCTTATGCAGACTGAGGCTGAGATCGAGCGTAGGGGAGGGAAGCGGATTTACATTGAGACGTCCTCCCAACCTTTATATGTCCCTACCCGCAGTTTCTATACCCGCCATGATTACATCCTGGAGGGTCAACTGAAGGACTACTACGCTCCCGGTGATGACAAGTTGCTCTACGTCAAAGGGTGGTAG
- a CDS encoding D-alanine--D-alanine ligase family protein codes for MKVLILTDVQRSGMREDEADTLLQVKAVKKALLRLGHSVEVAAFSLNLILTARRIEKSGCDLVFNLVENLSSSRLLHLVPLVCQTLSVPYSGGSAYTLSVTGDKLVAKRQLGLAGLPTPPWFEDVAECSDFLQVPLMLKPVAQEASVGITDASVRTFSDKAQLSLALSEHPDLFAERYIDGREFNLSILPSGRVLPVCEMRFVDYPKDKVKIVGYEAKWQQESFAYQHTQRSYVFAPEQRVLVEELKRLAKEVYTLFGSSGYARVDFRVDEQNRPFILEMNSNPCITADSGFIAAASEAGMSYTEVIEQLLGSY; via the coding sequence ATGAAGGTTCTGATTCTCACCGATGTACAGCGTAGCGGTATGCGTGAGGATGAGGCTGACACGCTGCTTCAGGTTAAGGCGGTAAAGAAAGCTTTGCTCCGCCTTGGCCATTCCGTCGAGGTGGCTGCCTTTTCCTTGAACCTGATTCTCACTGCCCGCCGCATTGAGAAGTCGGGCTGCGACCTAGTGTTCAATCTGGTGGAGAATCTGAGTTCAAGCCGACTTCTTCACTTGGTCCCGTTGGTTTGTCAGACGCTTTCGGTTCCGTACAGCGGAGGTAGTGCCTATACGCTTTCTGTTACCGGAGACAAGCTGGTTGCCAAGAGGCAACTCGGTTTGGCTGGTCTTCCAACTCCTCCTTGGTTCGAAGATGTTGCTGAGTGTTCTGACTTCCTTCAGGTCCCCTTGATGCTTAAACCTGTCGCTCAGGAAGCCTCGGTGGGTATTACCGATGCTTCGGTTCGGACATTTTCTGATAAGGCTCAGCTTAGCCTGGCTTTATCAGAGCATCCCGACCTCTTTGCCGAGCGCTATATCGATGGCAGGGAGTTCAATCTCTCCATCCTACCCTCAGGCAGAGTATTGCCGGTCTGTGAAATGCGCTTCGTTGACTATCCCAAGGATAAGGTGAAGATTGTAGGGTATGAGGCTAAGTGGCAGCAGGAATCTTTTGCCTATCAGCATACCCAGCGTTCTTATGTCTTTGCCCCTGAGCAGAGAGTCTTGGTTGAGGAGCTGAAACGGCTTGCCAAAGAAGTCTATACTCTTTTTGGAAGCAGTGGGTATGCCCGGGTAGATTTTCGTGTTGATGAGCAGAACAGGCCGTTTATCCTTGAGATGAACAGCAATCCGTGCATAACCGCAGACAGCGGCTTTATTGCTGCCGCGTCTGAAGCAGGCATGTCCTATACTGAGGTAATCGAGCAGTTGCTCGGGAGTTACTAA